The segment CTAAATTAAATTCCTTTGCAACCGAGGCGCTATTTCTAATTCATACCTCTGATTCTGTTTACAAGTTTGCTCTAAATCCGTTAATACGGACATCGCTACTTTTACAGTCAAAATCAAATAGCCAGGGTAGAAAAAATTTGCATTCGAGGTTGAGCAAGCACTTCCAAGATAAACAGGAGCATATAAAGTCTTTGCATCATGCCAAGGAATCTGGTGATGCATCGCAGTACCGTTCGCTCTTTCGCGAAAGTATGCGAAATCTAATTGCCACTGGACGAGGCAAAGAGTTGATTCTCATGTCCTCAATAGTTGGCGATGCTTCGAAAGAAGGGCTGCTTAAGCGCCAGACCGTCCAACTCATCGGCTATGCAGCAGATTTTCAATATGAAAACGCACAGAGCCTCATGGGAGAAATGCGTTTTGCCGCTCGCGACTCCGAAATGGAGCCCTTCATAGACAAGTTTATTGCTGCTGTAAATATCTACATTGATTTCGCGCTTGGTCTGACAGAAGAGCTAGAGATTGATTATGGGAGAGTTCGCCGTGAAGATGATTCACCGCTAGATCTTGGTCTAGCAGATAAAATTTCAATTCTTCGCATCATGTCTGCCAAGGAAGTTATTTATGACAACTCAACTGAACTAGAGTCAATTCAAAAAGAAGCATATGAGATAGCCGGTAATGATAATTCGAATTTAGTTTTGTATTTGTTAAATGCTATTGAAGCTTCAACCTTACTTAGTCGTGGAGAGTTTAAAGATGCTCTTCTAATTTCAAACAATGTGATTGCGCAAGCATCGCGATATGGATACTCAGGTATTTTCGGCCCACTTGATGCGATGTATGTTCGGGCACGTTGTTTATTGGAATTTTCACAAGTCACTGAATGCATGACACTTTTTGAACAGATGAGAAACTTGGCTAATTCATGGTCACAACCGATCTGGTGTTTCATAGCGGAGAGTTTCTTGGCTCGAGATTTGGCGCTTAAAGGTAAGAGTCAGGCAGCGCTGGAAATAGTTCGTAGAGGTCGAGACCGCGCTGCTGCAATGCACCTTCGAAATGGTCTTATTACATATTGCGACTTGACTGAAATGTTTATCAAATACACGATGAAAGACTGGGAACGTGTTGGTGTACTTCTGGACCGCTTGCCCGACTTCCTAGTAGTACAGCGAATAAGACCAATCCACGCCCAGCAAACTGGAAGGAAATCTCCGGCCTTTGTAGTCTCTGAGCTTCCTAATTTGACTGCGAAAGATCAAATCTACAAATTACTTTCAGAGACTGAGGAGAATATTGATAAAGAAAAGATTGCTGTTGAGTCGATGAAAAAGGCGCTTGAAATAGGCGCACGCGTTGGTGCTAAAGAGACTTTTTTGCGCCAGGATGCTGAGAAACTTAATTTGATCATCAAGATCGCTACCGAAAAACCAACTGTTTATCTTGAAGAATTAGCCTCGCTCATTACATCGCGCCTAAAGGAGAGGTCGGAAAAAACTGCAAGCCTTAACGCCGCTCTAACCAAACGCGAATTAGAAATCTTGCGCCACTTGGCAGCGGGGGCGCCGATAAGTGCGATTGCAACCAATCTCCATGTTTCGATTAACACGATGAAGACCCACCTAAAAAATGTTTATCGCAAAATTGGTGCATCGGGTCGGGATGATGCTGTTGCTAAGGCGAAGAGCCTTTATATTCTCTAGATCGACCTCACCTATACTGAGTCAGTGGATTTAGAACTCTTAGTAAATATCCTTGACCTGGCTGGCACCTTTGCCTTTGCGCTGGTTGGTGCGCGTATCGCCGCGGATAAAGGTTTGGATTACGGCGGCATCGCATTTATCGCAGCCATTGCCTCGCTTTCTGGCGGAACATTCCGCAACCTGCTTCTGGGGGAGCGCCCACCTTGGGTTTTACACACTTGGTTATTTGCAGGCGTTGTAATTGCAGTGTTAATTACTTTGGCAATTCAGAGAACAAGTCCAGTCGGTCGATTGGTACTTACTCTCGACACTATTGGCTTAGCGGTTTGTTCGGTATCAGGTGCGCAATTTGCACTAACCCACGGAGCACCATTTCTGGCAGCGGTATTTCTTGGCCTTATCGGAGCAGTAACTGGTGGGTTGCTGCGAGATGTACTTTGCCAAGTTGAGCCAGTTTTGCTGCACCGTGAAACTATCGGAACATCTTGTTTAGCGGGATCACTCGTCTATGTCACAGGCGATTACTTTGAATTGAACTCTGGTTTTGTTGCACTATCAGCAGGCTTTGTCGTCATCATTGTTCGCGAACTTTCTATCCGCTTTGACTGGCATCTGCCAAAAGTGGGCGCACGTTAAGTGAATTTGAAAGAACCGGTTATCTCAACCGCAAGACTTGAACTTCACCATATTGCAGCTGATCGACTGATTGATCTCTTTGAAAAGCGTGACGATACCTTCGCACTTGAGGGTGAGACTTTCACCAATCCGCTTCGCAACTTAATTGATTTCCAAGGCCCACTTGCATGGCGTGTGCCGCAAGT is part of the Candidatus Planktophila lacus genome and harbors:
- a CDS encoding helix-turn-helix transcriptional regulator, translated to MAPHRVNLGQPAGVIPGVGLSRTLPPVLPPNFLSRKEILAEVAIDRAGLTLISAPSGFGKSSLVAEYLTSVSHPVIWYTASERDGSADFYAHLLQAIRNVLPDFAPWFTGPEDISSPDLLGRIFGEIGITGKHFVIVFDSNRMAIADDEALSNRVIDLLPQNVHTIVIRRNSPAANYSSLTNMPNFRAYGLNDLKLRDEEVEQIARFYGISPDDEESFKILNSARGWPAAVNLIASNISRGVKIKSVEEIGSYSAEPLNLIVAELLRSLDPTDREMLETLSIFEEFSVEAAEIALQDKFSLAKLNSFATEALFLIHTSDSVYKFALNPLIRTSLLLQSKSNSQGRKNLHSRLSKHFQDKQEHIKSLHHAKESGDASQYRSLFRESMRNLIATGRGKELILMSSIVGDASKEGLLKRQTVQLIGYAADFQYENAQSLMGEMRFAARDSEMEPFIDKFIAAVNIYIDFALGLTEELEIDYGRVRREDDSPLDLGLADKISILRIMSAKEVIYDNSTELESIQKEAYEIAGNDNSNLVLYLLNAIEASTLLSRGEFKDALLISNNVIAQASRYGYSGIFGPLDAMYVRARCLLEFSQVTECMTLFEQMRNLANSWSQPIWCFIAESFLARDLALKGKSQAALEIVRRGRDRAAAMHLRNGLITYCDLTEMFIKYTMKDWERVGVLLDRLPDFLVVQRIRPIHAQQTGRKSPAFVVSELPNLTAKDQIYKLLSETEENIDKEKIAVESMKKALEIGARVGAKETFLRQDAEKLNLIIKIATEKPTVYLEELASLITSRLKERSEKTASLNAALTKRELEILRHLAAGAPISAIATNLHVSINTMKTHLKNVYRKIGASGRDDAVAKAKSLYIL
- a CDS encoding trimeric intracellular cation channel family protein; the encoded protein is MDLELLVNILDLAGTFAFALVGARIAADKGLDYGGIAFIAAIASLSGGTFRNLLLGERPPWVLHTWLFAGVVIAVLITLAIQRTSPVGRLVLTLDTIGLAVCSVSGAQFALTHGAPFLAAVFLGLIGAVTGGLLRDVLCQVEPVLLHRETIGTSCLAGSLVYVTGDYFELNSGFVALSAGFVVIIVRELSIRFDWHLPKVGAR